CTCCGGCCTATCACCGTCCGCCACTAAGACCAGCACGGCTGGAGTTTCGACTTGCACATCTGTGTCGCCCTGCGCCCGAGTCCCCCCTCGCCTTGCCGGTTACCTCCGGGATTATCTCCTCTAGCATCGGCTCGTTGCTGGGATGCTCCATCTCTTACGGGTTCTCTCCACCCTCCTCCGACtctatcaccaccaccacatcCTCCGGACGGTCCATCCCTTCTCCTCCTTCCAGTCCATCTAAGGGACTACCGTCTCCTCCTCCtggtcccccccccccccccaaaacgCTGGCATCGTAGATAACCCCTCCCTCGCCTCCATGTCCACATCCCTCGGGCCCCACTCCATGAAGACTTCTTCGATCCCCTCGACCACCTCATCATCATTCAGCTTGTCAAACGACCCGGGTTCCTTCCTCTCATGCATCTTGATCTCCACCGCTGTTGCAGTTGATAATTGTTAGAACCAACACAAATGAATAACTTCAAGCTAGCTTGTTCAACATTCTTACTGGCCAACTTTACGACGTTATGTCTTGTATACGCCCATTCGGCACCACCGGTACACTGACATGTCAGCCTGATCCTTGAAGGCGAGCATGCACCTTATTAGCCGCTTCTCCATCATCGGCGACAACTCGGTGCGTATCGGAGCTACAACAACAAGGTTAGCCTCTGCCTACACCATCCAGCAAGAatacaaacaaataaacaagAGGCAAACAAATCTTACAAAGCGGCTAAAATGCACTGGGCACCTGGCAGATCGAGGCCTCCTTCTGCCACGTCCCCTCCACAACGGATGCTTGCTCCCTCCAGTTTGTTGGGGTCGAGCTTGGGGGCTTGAAGATCAACAAGGCACATTTCTTCCCCCAGGGTGCCATCCTGATGTATCCCCCGCTCCCCCACTTCGGGGAGTACTACAACGACCAACATGCCAGAAACTTCCACCAGCATGGCTTCCCCTGTCGGAGCACCCTGAACAGCGCTATGCTCCCCAACATTTGAAGCCACATGTTAGGCGTTACTTGCCCTGGGGCAATGTTCAGGCTGGAGAGTATGTACTGAACGCAGAACGACATCGGGAATGTAAGCATGTACGCCAGCGCTTTCTCTGTTACGCAACACGCCCCCTCTGGCAACATGTGGAAAAGCTCCCCCTCGACCATCGACCTCAGGATAATCTCTACCGGGATGTTGTATACCTCTCGGATGCCCTCCAACTCCTCCACCTTCACAATGCGACCGGGCGGGTCCACCTTTTTTTCCCCCAGCCACCATCTGCGGTCTTCGCCGCTGGTCCTCGCTTCTTCGGCTCCTCTCCCAGGCCATTTCAATGCCCTGCAACAAAAGACCGAGCGGGTTACTGGGTGATCCTGCATCAGTCATATAAGACATGCTCCCCAAATCGGACTTTCCCCACCTCACATCCCACTCCGGCGTGTTGGTAGCTGGCGAATCTGAGCGCAAATCCTCATATCCGCAGCTCCCAACAACTCCAACCGACTTTCCCATTTACTACAACTCCCAAATCAACACATATTCGAACCTTTCAGAAATGAGACCCAATGACTCCACCTCTCTATATATACCTGCTAGAGATGATCCCGACCATCGGTAAAAAATGCCTCCAGCCGTCGGATCACCACCACGTGCCTCACTACCATAAAACTGCCTCGGTTGCCATATAACTCCAAAATGAAGCAAATCTCCTACCCGGGACAATCTCTAGATCCATGGATGCTCCGAGCGTGTTAGTTAACCCGCGAGCCTAACCCCGAGATCCTAGGTCACTCCAAGTCTAGGAACGCTTCGATGTTAGTTAACCCACGTACCTAACTACGTTTTTTAGTTAACCCCTGTCTAACATTGAGGTCCCGGCCACTCTCCAAGCCCTAGGCCACACTCCAGGTCGATGACGCTCGCGCACCTGGTTAACCATGTGTCTGATGCGAAGGTCCTTGACCAGATCCATGGGTGCCCCATACGGTCGGCACCCGACCGGACGGTCAGAACCTGACCCCGGTATACCTAGGTCACGCCAGATCCATGGACGCCATGAGCGCGCTAGTTAACCCATGTGCCTAGCCTCGGGGTCCTAGATCACTCTTCATGGCCACAGATAGGCCGGCCCGGGTCATAAGCAATTTGAACTCGGATATTTGCGCCGGAGATGAGGATATGAAACTCCATACCCAAGGAATCTACTCAACTGGGGACTTGGGGACTTGTTAACGCTACCCCCTGAATGGGGTGATCTCCAGCTTAATCTCCTCTTACTCCGGTGACTGGACCGGTAACTGAAAACCTGGAAGACCAGCATGCAGACATGCTGATCCGACAACCCCTCAACTTGCTCGGGTATGGCCAATAACGCCACCCACAATCGTTTGCCTTCAGAGATAGATACAACATACTGGCACATATTTCCACATCAAGGAAAGGGTCAGACACATTCCTCAGTGCACCTATAAATAGGCTGCCCAAACCACCTAAAAAAAGTTAACGTATTCCTAAGTCCTTAATTCTCGAACTTATTCTGCACCGAATATGAACTTAAAGCTTCGGAGGGTCGAAGGTTGGCGCACCGCTGGCCCTTTGACTTTGACTTAGTCTTATTGTGTGCAGGTCTCACTAAGCTAACACACCGAAATACAAGGCTACGAGAAGCTCGATCCCCCTGATTTAGCTCTCGTAACAAGACGAATAAATTATATCTCACTAAGTCTCGTCTCATCCCGTCGTACTTTAAATATCATTTGAATCTCAACCATTAAATATTTTATCATCACCATATATTTATAGTTTATGAGAATACCTTGGATGCATTTGATAAAGAAATGGCTAACATCACAGAATGTTTCTTGGACCTTGGTTCATTTTCTAAATATAAACAAATCTTGGTTAATGTTCTCATTGATATATGATCCGAGTTATATGATGTacatgtcacgaccccgaaattttgaATGGTTAATAtaatattcactcaatcctcaccataaACAGAAGAAGGAAACCCTCAGAAATCTTCCGAGTAAGCTCTCCGAGCATGCTAATCTCAatctgcagaactatcccctacaccatcgatttggtgcaccgggattgtaaacacaaacccggtaaacgttttagcccgtatgagtaaactaacatttaaacatacatcacatacaattaacattttttaaacatatgcactcatgagactcaggcACCCCACCTAGTTACCCGTAACAAATAACATATTAAAATATGTGTACACATGAGACTCGGGAGCCCACCTGGTTACCCGtaacaaataacattttaaaatatatgtgcACATGAGACTCTGGCAGGCCACCTGGTTACATGTAACAAATAACATTCCAAAATATGTGTGCACATGAGACTCGGGCAGCCCACCTAATTACCctaatatcattttaaaatatgtGTGTACATGAGACTCGGGCCGCCCACCTAGTTATCcgaatatcattttaaaatatgtgtacCCAGATGGGCAGCCCACCTGGTTACCCCTCATGAAATACAaggcagacatactagagctctaactgatcgtaaccaaCACTCGgtcaaggcttggttccgatttacATGTCATCACCGTCTGAAGACcataaaacgttttaacaagactcaatgttaaaaccaagtacaatataacaatccacacatgtttatgtactaCCACCAAacgacaatatatatataataagtcatctaataatccattatactggaaggtacattatctccCATTATGGTCCCATCTGCCACAATTAACCGACAACAATAAcatttcataatttaaataaaaccgTAACGTTATATAacatagcaaaccatatatatgtattgtatttatcttttttgtacacatacacaactcacTATATAATATTGACGTCACAGTTCACTCATTTAAAGAATTCATAAATACAAGTCACTACAAAGgctagacttgtcatagtgagatttacttacATTCACCATACTCCATGATCACCAAAACCTTTTAaatcattttattaaaataccgttttacttacccatgaaccgtagacgatcaagttcatgtagattaaaccaaaacatatttttagaacaaattttataagctagtgatgcaagGACTATGTTGACAActtaaactaaattcaataattacaaCACTACGATCAtcatgatcattgtgaggtttactcaccttagctCCCGTTGCGTCttctactcaaaataagaAAGGTACTAGCTACCACAATCACTTCATAACCAAACAACAAGTACCTAAAATCATATCAAGGTTGCAAGTCATTAACACTTGAGACACGACAATAACAATTCAACTTTTCCCATTTAAACTTTAACCCGCCAACTCATTTGAGACTAACTAAAGTCTCCAAACTACCAAGGTGTTACTATGTTGACCCTAGTGAATTCAACATTGAATCTACATGTATTTACCAtctaaataaacaaaaattcgCAACTTAGTaacaattgaaaataataaagttctagctcaaattttttttttgacgcTCCATCTAACCCGAAGACTTGTCACTTGAGACAACTCTTTCTCCTAAGGTCTCTAGACCCTCACCAAACAACAATATAGTGTTACCTGCCGAATTCAAAACTCACGAgtaaaattcgaaatagccTAACTTGCTCATACGACAACCAAAACCCACAATTTATATATCAAAACACTCGCGTCGTTGAGTGTGAGACACTAGAGCCTTTGAAAGCTCCACTATAGTCTATAGGTTGGCACACTGCTGGAAGCCACAACAAGAGGCTGCATAATGCCATCCACACACACTTCTCTTAAATTTTCTGACTTCACAACAATCTAACTTCACAAACATGAACATCAAAGCATGACAATAAGCATACACACATGTAGAAGTCCCAAAATCAACTGGAAACTGCCCCAAGTTGCTGCTGCCATGGCAACTCCGAATTGGATTCTTCAAGCTTCAAACTGAGCTCCAAGGTTGCATGGTCGTGACTAGGTGGAAGAAGCGAAGCTTCCTGGGTCAACTGCACCACCAGTGATCGCCGTAACACCGTCGAAAATGGCTGAAACAAGCCGAGTTGTTGCCGTGACCCATACTCGTCGATCTATAACTTCCAAGCCAAAGTGGGTCAAACCACTACCACATATGAGGTTGCAAGGAGGAGAGAAGCCGTTCTGCGTTAGTTGCACCGCCAAAGGTCTCCGGAATCGAAACCGGGTCACAGACGGGTCGTCGGGCCGTCTTTCGACACTTGATGCGTGCAAACCGGTGCGAGACTGCACGAGCCACCATCACAGGGAGGCGCGCAAGGAGAAGACGAAGAGATTTGAGCTGGCTCTGTCGCCTGGAACCGCCAGAAAAGTCGAGTCGGGTCGGCCGGGTCTGGGTCGATTCAGTTGCACAATTTTAAGCCTAAAGGAGGTGCactacagagagagagagagagagagagagagagagagagagagagagagagagagagagagaggagaaaaaGGGATGCGAAAATGATGAAACCCTACAAGGCTGATGCCAAAGTTGAAATCTTGTACAGATCTATGAAGCACCTTCTAGCAGAGAACCTCAATTTGTAGGCTTTGGTTGTAATGAATTTTATTAGGCTCTCTTGAGTCTCTTCAGTGTCCTTCACCCATAGGCATGCTTTGATTGATATTCTCACTCAGACCATATAAGGGCCGAAAAATGTTATTGTTTGGCTCAACGTAAACTCAATGAGAAAATCACGCACTGACACTCTCATAGTTCGATTCACTTATATAGAAGCACAAAAAGACTTAAAAAATTAACCCCAGTGGAATCTCAATTTTTCTTAAGAGTCTCAATTTGATCACCTAGAGACTAATTCCCAGGATTTTCtctattcatatttaatgttTTCGGAGTCCGAAACTTGAGTTGAttataacttcttcatacaatCTCCAAATCACGCGTGTCGCATGTCTACGAACTCATATCGACGagttctacgactttcatgaaagaAGTTTTCCAAGAAACCCAacgagtcaaaagtcaacttttagacTCATCAAATTGAAGTTCTCGATCAATTAATCGTTcgaaccctttcgttttcatcctcgtgaaataaaattggacaatgaccaacttaataatatatgggaactcattggaaattagatatgaattttcggggtattacagtACATGAAGACGATTCGTATATTACAAATTTCTATGAACTTAGCAATCGAAACCTAGCTAATcttatatacgatatatagttatatatgtttatcttaTATGATAACATTAGAATTTTcatgtacaatatatataacgctataattcaaataattaatttaattttataataattaaacacatGTTATTGAAATAATAGatgataaaaaatatttaaaacaatCTATACGTGttttttattataataattcatcataaaatatttatttatttgtaataaattaaatattgatTATTTAAAGTCCGGAAAGATGAGACATCAATTTCATCTCAATCTCGATGGAACAGATCCTAAGTGAAGcatttttaaaaacaaaagtcTCGTGTCCGATTTACGAGTGAGATAACTACCTCATCATGTCCCGTCCGCACCCAGCCGGTGTAAATAGAAAAAATAGTTGCATGGAAATGACAAGAGCATCCTCCTGTCGCTGCCGGGTGGAGATTTCAAAGGAGCAGCAGCCTCTCAAGGTCATTAGGGTCCTCCTCACACACTGAGcgaaaccaaaccaaaccaaacaatGTCGTTTGGTCTCAAATTGAATCTCTCAAATCCTAGATTCAACCGCAACTCCACTTTCGCCCGTAACGCCATTAATCCCCACCGTCTCCCCCACCACCTCAGACTTCCGGCCCGGCGGCTCAACTCCGTTTCCGTCAGCTCAGAGTACGTCAACGGAGCATCCGAGCCGTCAATTTCGTCTCATTACACAGAAACCATCGGAACCCCGTCGCCGTCGTCCCACCTCCTCCAGTGGAACCTCACCCAACGACACGTCGTCGTCCTCAATGTCGTTGCTTGCGCCgtaattctctctctctcattctcttATTTGACTCCGTAAACAAATTTCAAGAAATTCAATTTCACTTTGAAtcaaagttttgatttttgagggTTTATGAAATAGGCGGCGGTTTCTGCCACGTGGCTCTTCTGCTCTGCAATTCCAACGCTTCTGGTAATGTTTAATGTTGAATAGCTCAGTTGATTCTGGTTTAGGATTGGGAATTGGGAGTTTGTTTTGTTGTGAAAATTGATTGGTGGTAAAATTGTGATGAACAAATGTGAAGGCTTTCAAGAGAGCAGCTGATTCAGTTTCAAAGCTGATGGATGTGATGAGGGAGGAGCTTCCGGATACAATGGCGGCAGTTCGGTTATCGGGGATGGAGATCAGTGACTTGACCATGGAGCTCAGTGATCTTGGGTTGGcattactgtttttttttttttacttttattatatatatgtgagcTGTTTTTGGTTAGCTGAATCGTTATTGTTTCATTTGGTTTTGTGGTGCAGCCAGGAGATTACACAAGGTGTGAGGAGTTCTACTCGAGCTGTTCGTGTGGCGGAGGAGAGGTTGCGCGGATTGACAAACATGGCTCCTTCAGGTTATCCGTATTCTCTATACCCTTTTTGTTGTTATTTCGATGTATTGATAGTTGGAGCAATGGATGTAAACTTTATCTTTACTTGCTTAGCATCCGTGCAGGTAGTAGAAAGTTCGAAAACTGAGGTGCCAGGGCCAGCTTTGGCTAGAACTGCAAGAAGCGTACGAGAGGGGGTCGTGAAGAGTCGTGCTATATGGCAAATGTTTTTCACAATCACCCGCTTTTCTAGGATGGCGCTCAGCTATTTGATGAGGCGGAAGAAGCAATAGCTAGTGGAGATGACAACGAATTCAAGAGCTTTATGGTGAGCAGCATCAAATTTTGTGAATGTATTAGCTCTTCCTTAGTTCATGTGTCATATCTTAAATTAGCATTGTGTACTTCCAGTTGGGCTTTTCCACTTCGGAGCGTCGCTTTTGAGTTAAAACatcctttgatttttttaccatctCCTTTTATGTTGTTAATTGCAAGTGCAACTGATTCCTTGTGTACGACCCCACCTCTCTTACGCTTTTACTTGATCAAATAACATCATCTTCATGTTGAACTGAACCTGATGTGCTTCAGCttgattaatatatttatagtgCCAGTTTCATGTTCATTACAAGTTTTGGCCTGGTAACTGGTAGGGAAGGCTTTAGTTGGAATATGGAATAGTAAGGAAGGCTTTAGTTGGAATATAGAATGGTGTCCGACTCAGTTAAGAACAATACTAATAATTGGTATCAACTCTTTACTGAGGGGTTGGTAATATAGCCATGAGCATATGAGCTTTTCATTGTATTGATGCTTGAACAAAATACTTTGTTGAACATgcatataaataatttaagtCATGTAATTGGGATGAAAATGCTTGGTTTTGAATAAGTGATTCAGTTGATTTGCACAGATTTATAGATATTACCCTTGTATAATATGAAGTATGGTATGGGTCTCATCCAAGAAGCTTAAATTACTCTCCCAAGCCTGCAATGCTGATATTGCTGATATTACTACGCATTTCTCATTTTGTGAAGCTATGGTAGTTATCTTCTGTAACGAGTAACGACCATTTTAAGGGTATGTAACGACCTGTCATATGCCTCGTATGTTGTCCATGTACCATTGTGGCTACCACTATCTCTTAATTCTTTGTCTCTCTATTGGTGTGGCAGCGATGTATCTTACGACATCTCATACGTGGGAAAGTATAAAAAAAAGGGGAAGGGGAGGGGTGATGAACATTTTAACTGGTACTGAATTTGAGTACAGTTGGGCATTGAAAAGTATATGGTTAACTTGGGGCATGGGTGGAGTTAGGACTTGGGACATGGGAATGATCATTGAAGCAGAATATGAAATGCTTTTTGGCAGCAGATTAACGGGAACTGATTATGGGTAGAGCCCCGTAGAGGTAGGCATTGGCATGGGTATAGTTAGGCATTGAAATGACGATTGAACTAAATGCTTTGAGGCAAATGGGAATGAGATGGTCCTGGTAATTGCGCTTGCTAGTAACTGACCCTCACAGCACATGTTTGTATGACTTGATGGTATCAAGAGCTATGCTGGGAAAGTTTCAGAAATGAGAGGGATATGCtggtgaaagaaattgaggaacGAATTCCCTTTGAATTTCTGAAATAGGCAATTACTAATTTTGCAACAATATTGTCGAACGAGTGCAACTTTAACCATAGATTAGTTCTGAAATGAATAGGGTAATCAATAAGTTATAATCATGAACAACATTATATACACGACCACTTGTGTGATACTTTCATTTTGAGGAATCAAACTATTATACTAGCtaaaaaatgaaacaagaacACGAAAATGCTTCCTCTCTTCACTGATCCACACAGGTGTGAATTGGAAGCTTCTTTTTGTAAGCAAACTGCTAGCTTCTGAAAGCTGTGAACAAAAACATACGTGCACACCCTTGGTAGTGATACTATATTACTATGAGCAATTGTGCATGTCACTAAAGTATTGAGTAGGTGGAGAGTGGTTGTATGGAGGTGGCAGATAGATGATGCAATTGAATTTTCATCTATATTGCAGACAGAAACTAAAGGCAGCCACATGCAGACATCAGGCAAAGAGGAGCAAAGAGTGTTGAGAGCAGTGAGAATTAGGTTTTGCAATGCAAAGCCAAGGAGCTCCATACCAAGTAAAACAAGACAAAAATGGAACTACCGCCCACATTACCCACTAAACAAGACtggttgtttgatttctactatTGTTTTAGATCTTGATTTGCTAGTTTCTATTACTTTGATGCACTGGCGATCGACCACAATTTCGTGATTGTTTCTACTGGAATTCTTTAAGGAGTATTTTAGAATAACGACTCCATGTAAATTTCCTATCAAGTACTTTGAAGCGTTTTTATCTCGCCTTTGTCCAAACCGCAACCCAAGTCTGTTAAGCCtattaagaaagaaaaatagctCATGCAGTAGATGCACCCATCTATTTGGTCATCATGATCAAAGGATTGATTACACAACCAGAATCCTAAGTTGAATGCATTTACTATGATTTCTGATCCTCCAGTGAGCATTTAATATGGTAAAACTTGTGCTGATGTTTTGCAACATAGAATAATCtgcataatcactaaaaccacCAAACTACTTCATCAACACCAAACACGCACATAACTGACTCACTAACAGTTCaatttactgtacataattTAGTTGAAgatctatatatattgaaggCCTCAGTTCTACTATGAGAGAACAACTAAAACATACAAAAGTTAAAAACAGAGAAAGGATCAATGGAAATTTAGAATTGAAGAAGCTAGCAGCTGTTCAGTTACGACGAAGCACGGTTAATTAATCTGAGGACCTGAACCAGACCCTAATGACCACGGACGCTTCACTCTCAACGCTCTTGTCGACCTTGCAGTTCCTGCGCCAACCTCTTCCTGTGCATAACATGCAAATTAAGCACACAGTGAACATAAAATTCTTAAACCCTAGCTAGCTTTatgagagagaatgagagagagaagagatccAGATTCTTACGCCGTGTTTCATTTCCGTTTCGGTCTGGGGAGGAGGGTACAGCTGTTGATGATCTTCCTTTGTCTTATCGTCGTCGGCAGCGGAGGAGGTGAAAAGGTGATCAAGTCCGAGGCACTTGAGGCAAGAGGTGATGAGCTGCTCGAAGAGATGGCAGGGGCTGTGCAACAAAGGGTGTCGCTCTTCTTCTCTCTGGTGGGCTGAGCTCGAGGACTCCATATTAATTTGTTGTTGATCGGTTGTTTTGGTGGGTGCAGACCAGTGCAGTGATTTTAATGCCTCTTGGAGTTGAGATGTATTTATCACATACAAGAGACAAGTGCCATGAATTTGGTTTAAATGCACTCTACTTACTTCCCTGACTGAGAGAGAAAGAGCGAGTACCTAGACTCTTTTGCCATTTGATTTTCCTTTGAGATATTCTGTCCTTTATAGGGTCTGTTTTTAAGAACTCACATATAATATGAGAGTCCGCCTAGAGTCCGCGTACATAGACTGTTTGACTCCCGTCTAGGCGGCCGTGTAATATCcgcttagttttttttttaactctcACCTAGTGTCCGCCTAGGATACCTAATTTGATAACAACAAATTAACAATTCAACTGAACTTCCAAGTTGGATCAAACTGGTAAGTTTTACTTTCGTTTCACGATAATAAGCAAGAATTTGGTGTAGATCATCACTTCATACCTTTAACTTGATAATGATGAATCTCTTATCTTGGATGAATTaattttagaaccaaccaGTACGTCCTCCTCTATGCGTTTTTCTATAATTTCCtcaagattttcgactaatgATCTCATATCACATCTTTTACAAGTAAAACTCAATAGTATTATTAGGCTACCAGGCCACAAAACCACTTGTTTCATGCAGTGCATGTATGGCGCTATCGAATGTCGTACTTAATATTAAGGATTACGTACGATTGTATTTCTTGAAAATAAACTATATTAGTCTCAATCACTTATACCAAATATGAGAATGAGAAACaacaaatttgaaatttctatAGGTCAATGAGGTGTGACATGTTGGTGAATTAAGTTTTCAACATTGTGAGTGTCATGAGTTACACCACAACTATTACTTGTGATGTTTACAATATAATCTTTTACATCTAAATCCTCTACTACTTTGAGGACATATTTCTCTATTTTACAgtgcatgtttttcttttttgatgagaaaaagaaaaacgtaTTAGATTAGATTATGGTGCCTAGGGCACCTATAGAGGTGGCAAACGAGTTGGACCGAGACTAAAACCGTACTCGAGCCGGctcatttgtttaaatattaagTCCAGCCCGGCCCACGACCAAATTTATGTCAGGCCAGGCTCAGGCTCAGGCTCAGGCTTGTGCTGGGCCAAGAAGCGGGACAcaattaatataaaaaattatgtaattagaatatttgaTTTATATAACAATTTAATAATCGTATTTGTAAAACGTTACATATGTCAAAACTATGACTTTTTATATTACTTTAATGATATTTGTGACATaatgtaataaaaaataatgaaataatcaagaggTTTGTATTAAAAATGTCTaatattcaattcttattattataattgtttaaatatttatataaataatataaaatatgtatttaaCAGGTCGGCCTATAAATTTATCATGTTCAGATCGTGTCGGACTCAAAACGGGTACGGACCGGGCCTATGAGATAAAATATCTAAGCCCATCCCGACTCATTACAATAACAGATTTGGGCCGCGTCGAACTCGGACTTTTCAGCCCACTTGCCACCTCTAGAGTGGTGGCACCTATGTTTAACATATCGATCAAATAAAGGGTTTATAGAAGCCTCTTTCGAATCTATCTAACCAATACTATCATATTTAGAGCACCATATATAGTTAAAGGCAATATCTTCGGCCACAAAGTTTGCTTCTCTCacgattttatttttctaacgACATAATGGAAAACGATACACTCGAACTCTCAAAGGAAGCTAGCAATCTAGCTTTAACTCACTTAGTCTCCAACCATGTGTAGTCACTCTATTCCCCACATGTTTGAAATCGATTTCGACATATACTGAAGCCCCCAGTTTTCGCAAAGAGAAGGTTGTTTCTTATTGCAAGAGCTTCAATCATTGTAATTGCAGTTGTGTTGCCGAGTCTGAAGCCACGACAACCAAAAGTTTACCCAAGGATTTTTGATCTACAAAACCTTCAAGCTGTCATATAATCTCGTAAACCGAGCATCAAAGTTTATTTTAGCTGAATTTGGTCATGAGTTTTGTATAGATTATGGgcttaaattctcaaataatttgattaaaatatTTGATAAATCAACCTATTTTCTAAGTTCATGAACTCCAATAAAATTTTTAGGTAAATTATGAAAACTTCAAATAGAACTCGTAGAAGTAGCTGCTAATTAAATTTGCAAACATAgcttttttaaaaaatcacATCGGGACCAAACTTGCCCAAATCTTACAGTACATGGGCTAGCTTGCAATTGAAAACAATCCCTTAACATTCCTTTCTTTATAGATGATGATACAATATAAGGATTATAGAAAATTTATACGTAACGAAATCAACTATAAATCGAATCAGGATATACAATTAATAAAGTAAAGCAGGCAGAGTATATTTGTGCATCAATGGCCTAAGTTCTACATATTTTATAAAAGCTATGAGGAAACTTAAGACATGCATGGATGCAATAAAATAGTCGGACAACACTTTGGAATGAACTTTGGGATGGTAAATTAAACTAAGCCACTAGCTagttatttacatatttaggTTGTCGATCTGTGCACCATGG
This genomic interval from Argentina anserina chromosome 1, drPotAnse1.1, whole genome shotgun sequence contains the following:
- the LOC126794232 gene encoding uncharacterized protein LOC126794232 isoform X2: MSFGLKLNLSNPRFNRNSTFARNAINPHRLPHHLRLPARRLNSVSVSSEYVNGASEPSISSHYTETIGTPSPSSHLLQWNLTQRHVVVLNVVACAAAVSATWLFCSAIPTLLAFKRAADSVSKLMDVMREELPDTMAAVRLSGMEISDLTMELSDLGQEITQGVRSSTRAVRVAEERLRGLTNMAPSGSRKFEN
- the LOC126797500 gene encoding uncharacterized protein LOC126797500, producing the protein MESSSSAHQREEERHPLLHSPCHLFEQLITSCLKCLGLDHLFTSSAADDDKTKEDHQQLYPPPQTETEMKHGEEVGAGTARSTRALRVKRPWSLGSGSGPQIN
- the LOC126794232 gene encoding uncharacterized protein LOC126794232 isoform X1, whose protein sequence is MSFGLKLNLSNPRFNRNSTFARNAINPHRLPHHLRLPARRLNSVSVSSEYVNGASEPSISSHYTETIGTPSPSSHLLQWNLTQRHVVVLNVVACAAAVSATWLFCSAIPTLLAFKRAADSVSKLMDVMREELPDTMAAVRLSGMEISDLTMELSDLGQEITQGVRSSTRAVRVAEERLRGLTNMAPSASVQVVESSKTEVPGPALARTARSVREGVVKSRAIWQMFFTITRFSRMALSYLMRRKKQ